A window of the bacterium genome harbors these coding sequences:
- the dinB gene encoding DNA polymerase IV, whose protein sequence is MRTIFHLDLDAFFVSVERILDPSLRGKPVIVGGDPKYGRGVVAACSYEARVYGLHSAMPIRTAYKLCPHGIYIHGSHGEYSRFSKAVKNILLQYAPIVQQASIDEFYMDFTGCRNIYGSFFAFSSFLQKEIWERLSLPCSIGIGSNKTIAKIGSDCMKPNGITYILPGMEKEFLAPMPVEAIPGVGKVTLQDFHLKGIYRIGDITKLPQDYFAAAFGKYGIDIYRKACGEGNEYLIVDNYEQKSISHERTFADVTSKQFLKEKLFKLTGKVCQELRDMDWLASNVHIKLRYSDFNTLTRSRMIKPSDDDKIIFDAAWNMLMKALTIRVAVRLIGIGLSKFSKFSEQQELFEWEEVKRKKMLRAVTKIRDKYGYESVLFGSIESNKKSQTMVNPFRVK, encoded by the coding sequence ATGCGAACAATTTTTCACTTAGATCTCGATGCATTCTTCGTTTCGGTTGAAAGGATACTTGACCCTTCGCTGAGAGGAAAACCTGTAATTGTTGGCGGTGATCCGAAGTACGGAAGGGGAGTAGTTGCAGCCTGTTCGTACGAAGCAAGAGTTTACGGACTTCACTCAGCTATGCCGATTAGAACCGCGTACAAACTTTGTCCTCACGGAATTTACATTCACGGAAGTCATGGTGAATATTCACGCTTCTCAAAGGCTGTAAAAAATATTCTTCTGCAGTACGCACCTATTGTTCAGCAGGCATCTATTGATGAATTTTATATGGACTTTACCGGATGCAGAAACATTTACGGTTCCTTCTTCGCATTTTCTTCCTTTCTTCAAAAAGAAATTTGGGAAAGATTATCACTTCCTTGTTCAATCGGGATTGGCAGCAATAAAACAATTGCGAAGATCGGCTCCGATTGTATGAAGCCGAATGGAATCACTTACATACTTCCAGGAATGGAGAAAGAATTTCTTGCTCCAATGCCTGTAGAAGCAATTCCAGGTGTTGGAAAAGTCACGCTTCAGGATTTTCACTTAAAAGGAATTTACAGAATTGGTGATATCACTAAACTCCCGCAGGATTATTTTGCTGCAGCATTTGGCAAGTATGGAATTGATATTTACAGGAAAGCCTGTGGTGAAGGAAATGAGTATTTAATTGTTGATAACTATGAGCAAAAAAGTATTTCACACGAAAGAACTTTTGCAGATGTTACAAGCAAACAGTTTCTCAAAGAAAAATTATTTAAGCTTACAGGAAAAGTCTGTCAGGAGTTGAGAGATATGGATTGGCTTGCTTCTAACGTTCACATAAAATTGCGTTACTCGGATTTTAATACATTGACACGTTCAAGAATGATCAAACCAAGCGATGATGATAAAATCATTTTTGATGCTGCCTGGAATATGCTGATGAAAGCTCTCACAATAAGAGTTGCAGTACGATTAATCGGAATTGGGTTGAGTAAATTCTCTAAATTTTCTGAACAGCAGGAATTGTTTGAATGGGAAGAAGTGAAGAGAAAAAAAATGCTGAGAGCAGTTACAAAAATTCGGGATAAGTACGGATATGAATCAGTTTTGTTCGGAAGTATAGAGAGTAATAAAAAATCGCAAACAATGGTAAATCCATTCCGAGTGAAATAA
- a CDS encoding DUF72 domain-containing protein has protein sequence MPKYYIGTAGWSYKDWVPSFYPKQQTSKFDWLQFYSHYFNCVEVNSTYYAYLSPKIVEGWIKKVADSDEFIFHIKLHQDFTHKRKFDEQSIKAVRYNLDILANAERLGGLLIQFPYSFPFNNSATQYIQELKDLFPNYKIFVEVRHLSWQNEKSFEFFKENDLTFCTIDQPQIGQAIPFEPIITNERAYIRFHGRNVDAWKKSINSFGKEQTYEERSERYKYLYSPGELVEIEQKIKSIQSQVKEVHVIMNNHPQGDAVANAFELIHLLEERDKVEMPGTIVKAYPRLEEILVN, from the coding sequence ATGCCAAAATATTACATAGGAACGGCAGGCTGGTCTTATAAAGACTGGGTGCCATCGTTTTATCCAAAACAGCAAACCAGCAAATTTGACTGGCTGCAATTCTATTCTCACTACTTTAATTGTGTTGAAGTGAACTCAACTTACTATGCTTATCTCAGTCCCAAAATAGTTGAAGGGTGGATTAAAAAAGTAGCTGACAGCGATGAGTTTATTTTCCATATCAAGCTTCACCAAGATTTTACACACAAAAGAAAATTTGATGAGCAAAGTATAAAAGCTGTCAGATACAATCTGGATATTCTTGCAAATGCAGAAAGACTTGGGGGATTGCTCATCCAGTTTCCGTATTCATTCCCATTTAATAACTCGGCAACACAATATATTCAGGAGTTGAAAGATCTTTTCCCTAACTATAAAATCTTTGTGGAAGTAAGACATTTATCCTGGCAGAATGAAAAGTCATTTGAGTTTTTTAAAGAAAATGATCTTACTTTTTGCACAATAGATCAGCCGCAGATTGGACAGGCAATTCCGTTTGAGCCAATCATTACAAATGAAAGAGCATACATTCGTTTTCACGGACGGAATGTTGATGCGTGGAAGAAATCAATCAATAGTTTTGGCAAAGAACAGACTTATGAAGAACGAAGTGAACGATACAAATATCTTTATTCTCCCGGTGAGCTTGTTGAAATTGAGCAGAAGATAAAATCAATACAATCACAAGTAAAAGAAGTCCACGTTATTATGAACAATCATCCACAGGGAGATGCAGTTGCAAATGCATTTGAGCTTATTCATCTGCTTGAAGAAAGAGATAAAGTTGAAATGCCGGGAACGATAGTTAAAGCTTATCCGAGGTTGGAAGAGATTTTGGTTAACTAA
- a CDS encoding ABC transporter permease, with protein MIKKIITIAKWEYLEKVKTKAFIISLIITPIIIVSITILPTLIFRDESPNTEMIGILDTSGKYFDFLREELEKYELPDGQKNYVILNFYQPGNSFEEMTGDADKSVFDKIINGYLVIGSNEGDSITAEFRSNQIGNFKIVGRLEEALHNFRMNQIFEQAGIRTNILDQIQEKIFVQQKKISKDGKISDMDFFTTFFLSIVFVLLLMMMVVYSGQMLVRSLIEEKSSRLIEMLISSSTPDELLTGKILGLSMLGLTQMMIWILIGISFTASSLIPVSAFKNLIPILIFFILGFLFYSSLFVGIGSTVNTEQEAQHITTYLSLILMLPIVIAMPAIQNPDFLLTKIFSYIPLTIPTVMILRLNVEDISTIEILVTLGILIISTFIVTKISAKVFRIGILSYGNRPTLKELINWIKE; from the coding sequence ATGATCAAGAAAATAATAACAATTGCAAAATGGGAATATCTGGAAAAGGTAAAGACAAAAGCATTTATTATTTCGTTGATCATTACTCCAATAATTATTGTTTCAATAACGATTCTTCCAACGCTTATTTTTCGAGATGAAAGCCCAAATACAGAAATGATAGGTATATTGGATACTTCCGGGAAGTATTTTGATTTTCTTCGTGAAGAGCTGGAGAAATATGAATTGCCTGATGGTCAGAAAAATTACGTGATTCTGAATTTTTATCAACCCGGAAATTCTTTTGAAGAGATGACCGGAGATGCCGATAAAAGTGTTTTCGATAAAATAATAAACGGTTATTTAGTAATCGGATCAAATGAGGGAGATTCAATTACCGCAGAGTTCAGAAGCAATCAGATAGGAAATTTTAAAATCGTTGGAAGGTTGGAAGAAGCATTACACAATTTCAGAATGAACCAAATATTCGAACAAGCTGGTATAAGAACAAATATACTAGATCAAATTCAGGAAAAAATATTTGTACAACAGAAAAAAATTTCTAAGGACGGAAAGATTTCAGATATGGATTTCTTCACAACATTTTTTCTATCGATTGTTTTTGTCCTTTTACTTATGATGATGGTAGTTTATTCAGGACAAATGTTAGTTAGAAGTCTGATTGAAGAAAAGTCAAGCCGACTAATCGAAATGCTTATTTCCAGCAGCACTCCCGATGAACTTCTTACTGGGAAAATTTTAGGTCTGAGCATGTTAGGACTTACACAAATGATGATCTGGATTTTGATTGGAATCAGTTTCACTGCCAGCTCATTAATTCCTGTTAGTGCATTCAAGAATTTAATACCTATTCTAATCTTCTTCATTCTTGGTTTTCTGTTTTACTCGAGTTTGTTTGTTGGAATTGGTTCCACCGTGAACACCGAACAAGAAGCACAACATATAACAACTTACCTTAGTTTGATTTTGATGCTACCGATTGTGATTGCGATGCCGGCAATTCAGAATCCGGATTTTTTGCTGACTAAAATATTTTCATACATACCGCTCACTATTCCAACCGTTATGATACTCCGACTAAATGTTGAAGATATATCGACCATAGAAATATTAGTCACTCTTGGAATTCTTATTATTTCGACTTTTATTGTTACGAAAATCAGCGCAAAAGTTTTCAGGATAGGTATTTTATCTTATGGAAACAGACCAACCTTAAAAGAATTAATCAACTGGATTAAGGAATAG
- a CDS encoding acyl-CoA carboxylase subunit beta codes for MKPIGTQIKEDEAYLKRADYQKELLRKLNAEKEKIKLGGGLKAIEKQKEKGKLPARERINLLIDDPKEFYELSAFAAYDMYKEYGGAPCSGTIYGIGEISGRQCVIVANDATVKAGAWFPITAKKNLRAQEIAMENHLPIIYLVDSAGVFLPLQDEIFPDKEHFGRIFRNNAVMSSKGIPQIAAIMGPCVAGGAYLPIMSDEALIVEGEGSVFLAGAHLVRAAIGEKIDNESLGGARVQSNISGVTDYVMKNDQECIAQIRSLVDKFGRRETAGFDRIESKPPKFSPKELYGILPEDTIKQYDTYEVIARIVDESLIDEYKAGYGKTVITAYARIDGWAVGIVANQRSVVKTESDKGTSEMQVGGVIYSDSADKATRFIMNCNQKKIPLVFLQDVTGFMVGSRAEHGGIIKDGAKMVNAVANSVVPKITIIMGNSFGAGNYAMCGKAYDPRFIYAYPNAKIAVMGGSQANSVLLDIKLKQAEKEGKHFSDTEKQKLLDEITAAYDEKNNPHYAAARLWIDEIIDPVETRKYISMGIEAANHNPEIPRFNPGVIQT; via the coding sequence ATGAAACCAATCGGCACACAAATAAAAGAAGACGAAGCTTACTTAAAAAGAGCTGATTATCAGAAAGAACTTCTGAGGAAGCTTAACGCTGAGAAAGAAAAAATTAAGCTCGGCGGCGGGTTAAAAGCGATCGAAAAGCAAAAAGAAAAGGGTAAGCTGCCAGCAAGGGAAAGAATTAATCTTTTAATCGATGACCCAAAAGAATTTTACGAGTTAAGCGCTTTTGCTGCTTACGATATGTACAAAGAGTATGGTGGTGCGCCTTGTTCAGGAACTATCTATGGCATCGGGGAAATAAGCGGGAGACAATGTGTTATTGTCGCAAATGATGCTACCGTAAAAGCTGGTGCGTGGTTTCCTATTACTGCAAAGAAAAATCTTCGTGCACAGGAAATTGCGATGGAAAATCATCTGCCAATAATTTATTTGGTTGATAGTGCCGGAGTCTTTTTGCCACTTCAGGATGAAATATTTCCTGATAAAGAACACTTCGGAAGAATATTTCGTAATAATGCCGTAATGTCATCAAAAGGAATTCCACAGATTGCGGCAATTATGGGTCCCTGCGTTGCTGGTGGTGCTTATCTACCGATAATGAGCGATGAGGCTTTAATTGTTGAAGGAGAAGGCTCTGTATTTTTAGCTGGAGCTCATCTTGTTCGTGCAGCAATCGGCGAAAAAATTGATAACGAAAGTCTTGGCGGAGCACGTGTCCAATCAAACATTTCAGGTGTTACAGATTATGTGATGAAAAATGATCAGGAATGTATTGCACAAATTAGAAGTCTCGTTGATAAATTCGGTAGAAGAGAGACAGCAGGGTTTGATCGAATCGAATCTAAACCTCCAAAATTCTCTCCAAAAGAACTCTATGGAATTCTTCCTGAAGACACAATTAAACAATATGATACGTATGAAGTAATTGCACGAATTGTTGATGAATCATTAATCGATGAATACAAAGCTGGTTACGGAAAAACAGTTATCACTGCATATGCACGAATTGATGGCTGGGCTGTTGGTATCGTAGCCAACCAGAGAAGCGTTGTAAAAACAGAATCTGATAAAGGTACCAGCGAGATGCAGGTTGGCGGAGTCATTTATTCCGATAGCGCAGACAAAGCAACTCGTTTTATTATGAACTGCAATCAGAAAAAAATACCCCTCGTGTTTTTACAGGATGTTACCGGATTTATGGTCGGGAGCCGTGCCGAGCACGGTGGAATAATTAAAGACGGTGCAAAAATGGTAAACGCGGTTGCAAACTCTGTCGTTCCTAAAATCACAATCATTATGGGCAATAGTTTTGGCGCTGGGAACTATGCAATGTGCGGCAAAGCTTACGATCCAAGATTCATCTACGCTTACCCAAATGCAAAGATTGCTGTGATGGGCGGCTCGCAGGCAAACAGCGTTTTACTCGACATAAAATTGAAGCAAGCAGAAAAAGAAGGAAAGCATTTCAGTGATACAGAAAAACAAAAATTACTGGATGAAATAACCGCAGCTTACGATGAAAAGAATAATCCGCACTACGCAGCAGCACGGTTATGGATTGACGAAATAATTGATCCTGTAGAAACAAGGAAATATATCTCAATGGGAATTGAGGCTGCTAACCACAATCCAGAAATTCCGAGGTTTAATCCGGGGGTTATTCAAACATAA
- the lexA gene encoding transcriptional repressor LexA, translating into MKKELTKIQKDILDFLIDQIKGKGIPPTLAEVANQFGYRNRATVQQHIGAIERKGFIKKNPKLSRGIELTLEDKFFVPKPVLGEVAAGNPLTIYPDAIDTIELPTIAKMPKDSFLLRVKGDSLKDAYIFNGDIVIVNPNLEPKNGQIVAAVLDDAAVVKRFYKKKNEIELVSENPEFKPIVIEKKSSSFKLVGIVVGVYRSMEKKKAG; encoded by the coding sequence ATGAAAAAAGAATTAACCAAAATCCAGAAAGATATTCTAGATTTTTTAATTGATCAGATAAAAGGGAAAGGTATACCTCCGACTTTGGCAGAAGTTGCAAATCAATTTGGTTACAGGAACAGGGCAACAGTACAGCAGCATATTGGAGCGATTGAGAGAAAAGGATTCATCAAAAAAAATCCAAAACTTTCCCGTGGTATTGAACTTACTCTTGAAGATAAATTCTTTGTCCCGAAACCTGTACTTGGAGAAGTGGCAGCCGGCAATCCACTTACAATTTATCCGGATGCGATTGATACAATTGAACTGCCGACAATAGCAAAGATGCCGAAGGATTCATTTCTACTTCGTGTAAAAGGAGACAGCTTGAAGGATGCATATATTTTTAACGGTGATATAGTAATTGTAAATCCGAACCTCGAACCTAAAAACGGACAGATAGTAGCAGCTGTTCTTGATGATGCAGCAGTTGTAAAAAGATTCTATAAAAAGAAAAATGAAATAGAACTTGTTTCAGAAAACCCTGAGTTTAAGCCTATAGTTATTGAAAAGAAATCTTCTTCATTTAAACTGGTTGGGATTGTGGTCGGTGTTTATAGGAGTATGGAGAAGAAGAAAGCCGGGTAA
- a CDS encoding nicotinate-nucleotide adenylyltransferase, with the protein MSKIGIFGGTFDPIHLGHLITAQSVKEIRDLDKIIFIPAYISPHKTDAKPSSPDDRLNMIKIAVEEIPFFDYSDIEIKKGGISYTVDTLRELKKCYDKIEFIIGYDNIFTFHTWKEPDQIFKLADVIVLKRKSSHPPQFEDKYYRQAVFVQTRGIEISATDIRERVNKGLPINFLVPPKVMEYIFNHKLYIE; encoded by the coding sequence ATGTCTAAAATCGGAATTTTCGGAGGAACATTTGATCCAATTCATCTCGGACATTTAATTACAGCACAGTCTGTAAAAGAAATCCGTGATCTTGATAAAATTATTTTTATACCGGCATATATTTCTCCGCACAAAACCGATGCGAAACCAAGTTCACCGGATGATCGCCTGAATATGATAAAAATTGCTGTTGAAGAAATTCCATTTTTTGATTACTCGGATATTGAAATAAAAAAAGGTGGAATTTCATATACTGTCGATACTCTCAGAGAACTAAAAAAATGTTATGATAAAATTGAATTTATAATCGGTTATGACAATATTTTCACATTCCATACCTGGAAGGAACCGGATCAAATATTCAAACTCGCAGATGTAATTGTGCTGAAACGAAAGTCATCACACCCTCCGCAGTTTGAAGATAAGTATTATCGGCAAGCTGTATTTGTTCAGACAAGAGGAATAGAAATTAGTGCAACGGATATCCGCGAGAGAGTCAATAAAGGATTGCCCATTAATTTTCTTGTTCCACCAAAAGTAATGGAATATATTTTCAATCATAAATTATACATCGAATAA
- a CDS encoding histidine triad nucleotide-binding protein, protein MPTIFSKIISKEIPAEIVYETDNVLAFKDIKPQAPVHILIIPKIEIPKVSDIKGTEHSTLLGEMFDAANKLAKDLGIDKNGFRLVFNCGNDGGQEVYHIHMHLLGGRHMQWPPG, encoded by the coding sequence ATGCCAACTATCTTTTCCAAAATCATTAGTAAAGAAATTCCAGCTGAAATTGTTTACGAAACTGACAATGTCCTGGCGTTTAAAGACATTAAACCGCAGGCACCTGTTCATATTCTCATCATACCAAAAATTGAAATTCCTAAAGTCAGTGATATTAAAGGAACTGAACACTCAACTTTACTCGGAGAAATGTTCGATGCTGCAAATAAACTTGCTAAAGATCTGGGAATTGACAAAAATGGTTTTAGGCTAGTTTTTAATTGCGGCAACGATGGTGGCCAGGAAGTTTATCACATACATATGCATCTGCTCGGTGGACGGCATATGCAATGGCCTCCGGGTTAA
- a CDS encoding acyl-CoA dehydrogenase family protein: MESTAQSFLIELTENQILIRDTIRDFAQKKIKPKVMEWDEAQHFPLEIFKELGELGFMGIIFPEEYGGAGLGYQEFVIIIEELGIVDPSISLSVAAHNGLCTNHIYRFGNEQQKRKYLPDLVSGKTIGAWGLTESSSGSDAAGLKSVAEKKGNKYILNGNKTFTTHGASAKTLVVIAITNKDAGKKGISAFILEQGMPGLIIGKKENKLGMRASETVQLTFENLEVPEENLLGEEGMGFINAMQVLEGGRISIAAVSLGLAQGCLNESLKYSQERFQFGKPLSAFQATQFKLADMKTNIEAARMLTMRAAKMKDDGLPNIKEAAMAKLFASEIAEKAASEAVQIHGGYGFTKDYPVEKYFRDVKLLTIGEGTSEIQRIVIAKEILK, encoded by the coding sequence ATGGAATCTACAGCCCAATCATTTCTAATCGAACTCACTGAAAATCAAATACTAATTCGAGATACCATTCGTGATTTTGCTCAGAAAAAAATAAAACCAAAAGTGATGGAATGGGATGAAGCACAACATTTTCCATTGGAGATCTTCAAGGAACTTGGTGAACTTGGATTCATGGGAATAATTTTCCCTGAGGAGTATGGCGGTGCTGGTTTAGGTTACCAGGAGTTTGTAATAATTATCGAAGAACTTGGAATTGTTGATCCGTCAATTTCTTTATCAGTGGCAGCTCATAATGGACTCTGTACAAATCATATTTACAGATTCGGCAACGAACAGCAGAAAAGAAAATATTTACCGGACTTAGTTTCCGGCAAAACTATCGGTGCGTGGGGATTAACTGAATCTTCGTCCGGCAGCGATGCCGCAGGATTAAAATCGGTAGCTGAAAAGAAAGGCAACAAGTACATTCTTAACGGAAACAAAACATTTACAACTCATGGTGCTTCTGCAAAGACTCTGGTAGTGATCGCAATTACGAATAAAGACGCAGGCAAAAAAGGAATATCGGCTTTCATACTTGAACAAGGAATGCCCGGACTTATTATTGGTAAAAAAGAAAACAAACTAGGAATGAGAGCGAGCGAAACTGTACAGCTTACATTTGAAAATCTTGAAGTGCCCGAAGAAAATTTACTTGGTGAAGAAGGGATGGGTTTTATAAATGCGATGCAGGTTCTGGAAGGTGGAAGAATTTCTATTGCTGCAGTTAGTCTTGGTTTAGCACAGGGATGTCTGAACGAATCATTAAAATATTCTCAGGAAAGATTTCAGTTTGGAAAACCTTTATCTGCATTCCAGGCAACTCAATTCAAACTAGCGGATATGAAAACTAATATTGAGGCTGCACGAATGTTAACAATGCGCGCAGCAAAAATGAAAGATGATGGTCTGCCGAATATCAAGGAAGCTGCAATGGCAAAACTATTTGCGAGTGAAATTGCTGAAAAAGCTGCAAGTGAAGCTGTGCAGATTCACGGAGGCTACGGCTTTACTAAAGATTATCCCGTTGAAAAATATTTTAGAGATGTAAAGCTGTTAACAATCGGCGAAGGAACTTCCGAAATTCAGAGAATTGTTATTGCGAAAGAAATATTAAAATGA
- the meaB gene encoding methylmalonyl Co-A mutase-associated GTPase MeaB, which produces MSYKKLTEKVFINDRRKVARAISIVEDYTSDAAQLLKEIYSRVGTAYRIGITGPPGAGKSTITNQLTKLFRKADKKVGIIAVDPTSPFTGGALLGDRIRMNEVGNDEGVFIRSMATRGSLGGLSKKAIDAADVLDAAGYEYILLETVGVGQSELDIVQAADTTIVVLVPESGDSVQAMKAGLMEIADFFVLNKSDRPGADQAVASLQTTLMMKDHDEKSWMPGIIKTVAAENKGMDEVLAEIERHRKFMEVQNLFLKKREKQAKNRIKEIVENKIREELWSESGEKSLNSTVEKVILGNLSPYHIAEEIIENFIGKKAIK; this is translated from the coding sequence TTGTCATACAAAAAATTAACAGAAAAAGTTTTCATCAATGACAGAAGAAAAGTTGCAAGAGCAATTTCGATAGTTGAAGACTATACTTCAGATGCTGCACAGCTTTTAAAAGAAATTTACTCAAGAGTTGGTACAGCTTATAGAATTGGAATAACAGGTCCTCCCGGCGCAGGGAAAAGCACTATAACAAACCAATTGACAAAATTATTTCGTAAAGCTGATAAAAAAGTTGGAATAATTGCAGTAGATCCGACCAGCCCATTTACCGGTGGTGCTTTGCTCGGCGATAGAATAAGAATGAACGAAGTCGGAAACGATGAAGGTGTATTCATCAGAAGTATGGCGACGAGAGGAAGTCTCGGTGGATTAAGTAAAAAAGCAATTGATGCAGCCGATGTCCTCGACGCAGCAGGCTATGAATACATTTTACTTGAAACAGTTGGTGTTGGTCAGTCAGAGCTTGATATTGTTCAGGCTGCTGATACAACTATTGTTGTTCTTGTACCTGAATCAGGAGATTCTGTGCAGGCAATGAAAGCCGGATTGATGGAAATCGCTGATTTCTTTGTGTTGAATAAAAGTGACAGACCCGGAGCCGATCAGGCTGTTGCTTCACTTCAAACTACTTTGATGATGAAGGATCATGATGAAAAATCATGGATGCCGGGTATTATCAAAACAGTTGCTGCCGAAAATAAAGGAATGGATGAAGTCCTTGCAGAGATTGAAAGACATCGGAAATTTATGGAGGTTCAAAATCTTTTTTTAAAGAAAAGAGAGAAGCAGGCTAAAAACAGGATCAAAGAAATTGTTGAGAATAAAATCAGAGAAGAATTGTGGAGCGAAAGTGGTGAAAAATCTTTAAATTCAACAGTAGAAAAAGTTATTCTTGGCAATTTATCACCATATCATATTGCGGAAGAAATAATTGAGAATTTTATCGGCAAAAAAGCAATTAAGTAA